CAACAGTATTAGCTTAAAACACTACAAACAATATTTTGTCAAGGGAGTTTAAATATATTTTCTATAAAATTTTAGGTTAAATACACATTAAAACTATCAAAAAAATGACTCATTGAGATAGAAGATTTTCCATCAGGAGAAATAAGTCTGTGCAATCCGCCGCCAACAATTTCTTGTAGATCAGTTTCGCTTAACTCGTTATTGATTGCTGCGGACTCCAAAAGCTCTGCCTTAGCAAGGTTTAATTCATCGGGAGTATAATCAAAACCACCAGCTTGCAAAATTTGTCTCCGTTCTTGCTGATTAGCCGTTTGCTCCAATTTGGTTCTGAATTCCTCATCTACTAAGAGCTTAGTGTAGAGTGCTTTTGCGCTTTGAATAGACATTTTAAAATTTTTATATTTTCTATTAGGATTGTTCAATACATATCTCTATAAATTAATTATGCGTATCCAAAAATGTTTGGTAGGCACTATTTATAAATAGTACCTACATTATTTTCAATCCTGTGTTTGTTATTGCCAGAGTAGTACTGAAGGGAGTTTGTTGGGATAGAGAAGTCTTAATAGTTCATAGCCAATGCCAGCAGTTCCTTGACTAAAGCCGGGATGATAGACTTTAAGAGGTAATTTAGGAAGCAGTTGGAAAGAACCAGTGATCGCACTTCTGTGCAAAACTAGAGATGTCTGCAAGCGAGCAGTTTCTAGAAGTTCTAGACGGGAAAGCTGTTCAGCTGCTACTAGCAGCACTTCAACATCAGCAAAATTACCACAGCAGAGGTTATCTAATGCCTTTAAGCTTGGCTGCTGTATTTTTGGTAAAGAGGTTTCTATTTCCTGGCGAATTTCTTCTGTATTTAGAATACTCAAGCTTGCCAAACGAGCCAGAATAATACCAGGTAAACCATGACACCAATTAGCTAAGGGTGATAATTTGTCTGCTGCGATCGAGCAACTTTGCTCGTAAGCGATCGCTTCTTTGGCTGCTGACAGAAAATCTGAGTTTTTAGCTATTGCATACAACTGTAGCAAGGCGTAGGCAATGCCAGCTATACCCTGAGAAAATCCTGTTAAAGGTTCTCCCTCGGCGTTTGTCCAAATTTTATAACCTGTATCTGTGGTAACGCGCCGATCTAAGAGGTAATTTCCCCATGCGATCGCTTGTTCTAAAGTGTCAGATTCTTGAGTCACTTTATACAAAGCTAATAAGCTAAGAATTGTTCCCGCAGCACCCTTTAGAAGACCTAATTCTTCCTCAACAGTAGTTGCATCTACTTTTAGCCAAGAAGCTATTTGTTGAGCATCATTAATTAGTTTTGGTTCAGATAAAAATCCCGCAATTCGAACAAATGTATAGACAACAGAGGCTAATCCTGTAGCGCCTCCCATCCCCATCTGTTTGATTAAAGCCTGTTCGAGTTCGGGATCTCGTTCCTGAAGACCTTTGCGTAAAGACTGTAAAGTTCCTAATGCTAAATCGCCAAATTCAGCTTTGTTTGTAACTGATGCTAATGCTGCTAAAAATAAAGATACGCCGCAATAACCATTATAAAGATTATGGGCTATTGGTCGCAGTTGAAAATACTGCCCCTGAAAATCGTATGTCATCCCCAGCCAAGCAACAGTATTATTACTCCCATAAATAGCTCGCTGCTTAATTTCTTGGGCGATTTCTATTACCCGATCCAAAATAGCTTCTTCACTCAAATGAATTATTTCGTCGAGGTTTGGAGTAGTGTTTGGTAAATTTGATAGGTCTAATTTCTCAAAAGTCTGACTTGAGTAAAACGAACTCAGAATAATACTAACTTGCTCGGCTAAATTAACATCATTTAGTTCTTTCAAGCGAGTAATTACATCATTGTAACTAGAAGTTTCAACAAATTTATCAATGGTTGTGTCTGAGTTGATAATAATTGCATTACTATCTGAATAAGCACTAATATAAGGAATATCAAGCTGTTCTAGAGCTTGTTTTTCTGGTGCTAGCATTGGCCAAGAAGAATGTTTATCCTTTAAAGAAGTAAAACCTACAGCCAAAACATCTAACTCAATACTGCGGTCTGCTCCATCTCGAAGATATTTAGGATGCAAGGAATTCTGTAAAAGCGTCGAATAAAGTTGAGTGCTGCGAAGCACAAGACGGACTTTTTGACCAGTAAATGCCGCTATGGGACTATCAGGTGCTAAGAGCGCTTTTTGATGTTGGATGAAAAACTGGTACATTTGTTTAAAGCCAGCAATTAATTCTTCTACATGCTTGCTTAAGGATGTATCCAGATTTTCTCCAAAGGGTTGATTATTGTTTTCTGATAGTAGATTGCATTCTTCTTCGCCTCTGGTCATACTATCTGTATTAATATCTACCCATTTTTGCATTCTGGCAACGATTTGTTTATCGTTAAAATCTCCCAGTCCACAAAAATCAAGATTTACTAAATCATTAGTTTGTTTATAGTTAAATACCCTCACTCCTGGTAAAAGAGCAGTAGCGATAACTGAATCAAAAAGTTTTTCATTTGCTATTAATATAGCTTCAGGACTGTCTTCTCTCATCCAAAGACCGTGATGGAAGAGTGTTTCTAAATCTACTAAAACTGGTTGTTCTCCACAAGCAATTAAGTTTTCACAATGACAGTCTGTTCCTTTCAATGTGTAGACTATAGCCAAGATCATCCCAGCCCGTTGATAATAATCTTTGACTACCTGTTGGTTTTCACATGGTAATGGGTTCACGAATTCTATCCAACCGTGACTAGAACAGTTGATAATCTTGAGGGTTTTGAGAGGTAGAGCAATCCCTCGTTGATTTATCCAAGAAATAAATTCAAAATAAGCCTGTTCTAAACCAAGGTTTTTCGGCTTGTAAACTAGTTTTAAGTTTGAGGTAAACTTGATAATGATTACCGAGCGTCCGCAATTGTGTGGATCGGAAAACGATGACTTGATATCAACGACTTGTCCTAGTTCTCGATCGCTTTGAAAGGTTTGCTGAATTTCATCCCAGTCTGAAGCTAATCTGAGAATAAAATCTGCGGTAGCTTCAATCCAAAAGTCTGTAGCGATCGCTGCTAATCGAGCTAGTACGCTGTATTCTTGAAAGAATGCCAGCAAACCGTCGCTCAGTAAGCCTTTAACAAACTCTACATACTGCTTTCTAGAAGAATTACCTTGCAGTTGTCCGATTAAACGGACTAACTGAGAGCTTTTGTAAGCACGAGAAATTGAGAATTCTAAATCCAAGGACTCGACAAACAATTCTGTTAGTTGTTTTAACAAACTTCGTCCTATTTGGATGCTAGCAGCCTGTGATAAAAGTTGGTAGCTAGAGCCTACCCGCTCGATTAATTTCTGTTTTGCTACCTCAACAAATGGTAAACAAATCTCTTCAAAAGGTAATGGTTCTTCAGGATCTAAATATTGGTATTGTTGCTGCTTGTCTTGAGAAAAAACGTCCTCAGCTATGGAGCCAGCAATTTCCATTGCTTTTTGCAAAGTGTCTGTCCAACTAGGTAAATATTGTGTATCTGCTAAAGCAACACTACCTAATGCAAAGCGAACTGAATCTATCTCTAGATTATCCCAACTTAAGCGCTTGATAAAGCTTTCTTGGTCGCCTTTAGCAACTATCTGACACCATCTTTCCAATCGGGAACCAATGACATAATGCTCTTTGTCTAATTTATTAGGAATAAAAGTTTTGCCGAGGCGCTCTGAAATTGTACTAGCTTTCTCGACAATTTTAATCAAATTATATTCAGATATTTTACAGGGTAATCGGTCTAGTTTTACTAGCAATGTTGAAGTGCGATCGCTAGATATATTTAATTCTGGCGTTGCTATTTCATTGAGCATATTTATATGACCGAATAAGGAAAAAGTTAAAAGGTGAGCCATTGCGGTGGACGGGTTCCCCGGCATAAAGCATAAGGCGTTAGCGACCTAGAAGCGTCATCCGAAAGGCAAAAGAAAGAAAAAGAAAAATGGTTTGAATGCGAACAGCTTTGCCGCAGTCTAGCCCCTACATTTATGTATGAAACGAAGTCAAAATATCTGTTTCAAGACACGATATGCTTTGAAACAATACGTCCTTATCAATCAAATCCCCTAAATTTATTTATGGGGATTATCTTTTTAGTTTTTACTTCTTAATTACTCGTACTTATAGACTACTTTGCCAAATCTATCTTTTGCGTTATAGGTTCGCTCGAAGAAACCTTCTATATCTTTGCCAGTAAAAACAGAGTCAATTACTACATTTAAATGGCCTAAAGCATAGTCTTGAATAGCATTTTTGAGGTCTTCGGTTAAACCAAGACAATTACCAATAATTTGAAGATTTTTGGTCATAACCGATCCCATAATGTGGTTAGTATTTAATGAAAATGGAGTAAAGCTTTGATTAATTAATTCAAAGTATTGATCGTATAGTCCACAGGTTATGTACTTCGCTCCGATCTTCATTAGTTCAACGGACTGTCCTAAATAGAGATCGAAAAAGGGATCGAATACACAATCAAATCCGCCTGTTTCTGCAACGATGTTTTGAATTGACTGATTTTCTAGTAAACTGTTAGGTTTTGACTCGACTAGAATCACCTTTTTGACTCCCATCGCTCTGAGTTCTTCCTCAAAAAGCCTTGAGGTACTTGTGGCATAAATATTCACGTCGTACTTTTTCAAGGCATTAATTACAAACAAGGAAGTATTAGATTTAGCTGCGGTAACTAAAATATTAGAGCCTTTTGTTGGATTAAACTTGCGAACGATGCTGTAGCTTGTTTGCCCTCCAATACTAAAAGCAGCAGCAATTTCATCTGACATTTCTAGAGGTATTTTTATTAACTTGGCTTGATGAAATACCTGATATTCTTTTGAGGCGTGGTTGCTAGGTATGCCAGGAAATGCCTCTAGTGCGTCTGATTCTGGATAGGCATTATTAGCAATAACTCTATCGCCAACTTTTAATTCTGTTACTTCCGAACCAGTAGCAATAACTTCGCCAACAAAATCTGAACCAACGACATAAAACGTATTTTCAGGTGCTTGTTTAGTGATTCTAAAAATAATACTCTTGTCGCGGTAATTACAGGAAAAAGCTTTTTTCTTAACTAAGACTTTAAATCGATTGCTTACGGCATTTCGATCAAAATAAATATTTTCGGTACGAAGCAAGCCACAACGAACAAGAATACCATTCATATCTATGGTTTTTACGGAATCTTGTCCAAGGATTAAATTTTCAACTTCGTTACTGCAAATTGCAATATTTCTCATCATAATTTATCATTAGAATCTATTTCAAAATTAGCCAATTATAGTTTCTAGAATGGCAATTCAATAATTCTGGAAGAAACTCTCCCCCAACCCTACCAAGGGCTAGGGGGTTAGAGTTTTCTATCTTCTAATTTGGTGACTCGCTAAATAACTAACACTTACTAGAAGCCCGCTCAAAGCTGAACTGATGAGTTTGGGATTACCTATTACAGCAGATATACCACCTCCAGCGATTGCCTGTAGTTGTTCTTCAGACAACTCTTGCATTATTGCTGTCGGACTTAAAGGGAGTACGAAGTATAAAGAAGTAGGATTTTCTTGCAGTACTTGCACAGTTACATCAGCAGGAAATTCCACTCCAAATTCCCGCTCAATTACAGCTTTGGAATTGGTTAATAATTCTTGCTTGTAAGATTCATCTTTCCAAGCTTTGGCGATGATGCGGGCTTCGATGTCTTGGCGTGTTTGTGCTTGTTCTTGTTCGCTCATGTTCTGAATCTCCTGAGAATTAAAGTTTATGAACACAAATCCGATCGGATTGCCATATTAGAGATGTACGCTTGAAGCGCCTATAGAGGCTCCAGTGACTAAGGCTGTTACTGAGACAGCAGCTCTCGTGATTATATTTGTGTTTTGTTTAACGGTATTTTTGACAATCGCTACGGTCACGGCCGAATAATTTACACCAGCAGCGAGCGCTAGTAATTCCTCTTCAGATAATTCTTGGGCGATTGCTACCGGACTAATTGGTAGTACAAAATGCAAAGAGGTAGGATTCTCTTCAAGGACTTGCACGTTAACATCAGCAGGAAATTCCACTCCA
The Nostoc punctiforme PCC 73102 genome window above contains:
- a CDS encoding Nif11-like leader peptide family natural product precursor, giving the protein MNNPNRKYKNFKMSIQSAKALYTKLLVDEEFRTKLEQTANQQERRQILQAGGFDYTPDELNLAKAELLESAAINNELSETDLQEIVGGGLHRLISPDGKSSISMSHFFDSFNVYLT
- a CDS encoding type 2 lanthipeptide synthetase LanM family protein, with the translated sequence MLNEIATPELNISSDRTSTLLVKLDRLPCKISEYNLIKIVEKASTISERLGKTFIPNKLDKEHYVIGSRLERWCQIVAKGDQESFIKRLSWDNLEIDSVRFALGSVALADTQYLPSWTDTLQKAMEIAGSIAEDVFSQDKQQQYQYLDPEEPLPFEEICLPFVEVAKQKLIERVGSSYQLLSQAASIQIGRSLLKQLTELFVESLDLEFSISRAYKSSQLVRLIGQLQGNSSRKQYVEFVKGLLSDGLLAFFQEYSVLARLAAIATDFWIEATADFILRLASDWDEIQQTFQSDRELGQVVDIKSSFSDPHNCGRSVIIIKFTSNLKLVYKPKNLGLEQAYFEFISWINQRGIALPLKTLKIINCSSHGWIEFVNPLPCENQQVVKDYYQRAGMILAIVYTLKGTDCHCENLIACGEQPVLVDLETLFHHGLWMREDSPEAILIANEKLFDSVIATALLPGVRVFNYKQTNDLVNLDFCGLGDFNDKQIVARMQKWVDINTDSMTRGEEECNLLSENNNQPFGENLDTSLSKHVEELIAGFKQMYQFFIQHQKALLAPDSPIAAFTGQKVRLVLRSTQLYSTLLQNSLHPKYLRDGADRSIELDVLAVGFTSLKDKHSSWPMLAPEKQALEQLDIPYISAYSDSNAIIINSDTTIDKFVETSSYNDVITRLKELNDVNLAEQVSIILSSFYSSQTFEKLDLSNLPNTTPNLDEIIHLSEEAILDRVIEIAQEIKQRAIYGSNNTVAWLGMTYDFQGQYFQLRPIAHNLYNGYCGVSLFLAALASVTNKAEFGDLALGTLQSLRKGLQERDPELEQALIKQMGMGGATGLASVVYTFVRIAGFLSEPKLINDAQQIASWLKVDATTVEEELGLLKGAAGTILSLLALYKVTQESDTLEQAIAWGNYLLDRRVTTDTGYKIWTNAEGEPLTGFSQGIAGIAYALLQLYAIAKNSDFLSAAKEAIAYEQSCSIAADKLSPLANWCHGLPGIILARLASLSILNTEEIRQEIETSLPKIQQPSLKALDNLCCGNFADVEVLLVAAEQLSRLELLETARLQTSLVLHRSAITGSFQLLPKLPLKVYHPGFSQGTAGIGYELLRLLYPNKLPSVLLWQ
- a CDS encoding quinone oxidoreductase family protein — encoded protein: MMRNIAICSNEVENLILGQDSVKTIDMNGILVRCGLLRTENIYFDRNAVSNRFKVLVKKKAFSCNYRDKSIIFRITKQAPENTFYVVGSDFVGEVIATGSEVTELKVGDRVIANNAYPESDALEAFPGIPSNHASKEYQVFHQAKLIKIPLEMSDEIAAAFSIGGQTSYSIVRKFNPTKGSNILVTAAKSNTSLFVINALKKYDVNIYATSTSRLFEEELRAMGVKKVILVESKPNSLLENQSIQNIVAETGGFDCVFDPFFDLYLGQSVELMKIGAKYITCGLYDQYFELINQSFTPFSLNTNHIMGSVMTKNLQIIGNCLGLTEDLKNAIQDYALGHLNVVIDSVFTGKDIEGFFERTYNAKDRFGKVVYKYE
- a CDS encoding NHLP leader peptide family RiPP precursor, which produces MSEQEQAQTRQDIEARIIAKAWKDESYKQELLTNSKAVIEREFGVEFPADVTVQVLQENPTSLYFVLPLSPTAIMQELSEEQLQAIAGGGISAVIGNPKLISSALSGLLVSVSYLASHQIRR
- a CDS encoding NHLP leader peptide family RiPP precursor, whose amino-acid sequence is MTQQEQAQTRQDIEARIIAKAWKDEAYKQELLTNPKAVIEREFGVEFPADVNVQVLEENPTSLHFVLPISPVAIAQELSEEELLALAAGVNYSAVTVAIVKNTVKQNTNIITRAAVSVTALVTGASIGASSVHL